The genomic segment GGTTCGCACGCACGTTCGACAAGGGCTACAAGCGGTTGGAGCACCGGACCCGGGAGAGCCCCGATCCTGATGGCGCAAGAAAAGTGGCCCGGACTACAGCAAGAGTTCCGAGTGCGCCGCGAGGACGGGTGCCCGGTGCGCGGTGACCCGGCGCCGCTGGTGCTGGCGGCGCGGCGCGATTTGCGCCGTCCATCTGCTCGCAGCGGTGGACACCGACAACCACGCACAGGCCACACATCACTCGTGCTGGGAAGTGCCGAGGTGGGAAGAAGTCTGTGGGCGGATCGTCTGTTACTTGCGGTGCCGAATACGGGCGCGCATCCGCCGCTTCTTCCGACCCACCTTCCGCCGACCGGTTCCGCGCCGCCTGCCCATGTTTGCTCCTCAGCCCGTGAATTTCTGACGTTTGGAGTATTCGGTTAGGAAGTCGTGATTCTAAGCCGCGAGTACGCAAGCGACAAGTACCGGTTCCGTCACCAGCCGGGCGTGCCAAGCGACCATAACAGCAATCGCATCCGCTCCGATCCGTTTCATCCACACAGGAGACACAGCCCACACCTCTCGCTTGCCTTCCTGAACTGTTGCCATAACTACCGGTTGCGAAAGGATAAACCGGCGGGCACGATTGCCGCGACCGCACTGTAATCATGGCCTCTGGTTGCATCAACAGGAGAAAGTCGAGCGCTCGATATACTGATAACAGCTTGATTCCCATCGGGGTTGTCCGATTTTCGTCGGGGCCATATACTTTCTTCTCTATTTGGCACGGAACGGGCGGTACGGGATGCGGTTTCATCTGATCGACCGAATCGATCGCTGTGAGCCCGGTAAGGGGCTCACGGGGGCGAAATTCCTTGCTCTGGGCGAGGAATATCTGGCCGATCACTTCCCGCAGTTTCCCATCATGCCGGGAGTATTGATGCTCCAGGCCTGTGTTGAAGCGGCGGCATGGCTGTGGCGGGCGACGACCGATTACCAACACCCGGTTGTGGTTCTCCGCGAGTTGAAAAGCGTGAAGTACGGCACGTTTATGCTCCCCGGCCGTCGAATGGACGTGACCGTCGATCTCACGAAGACCGACGCGGCGGCGAACACTGCGACGTTTAGGGGCAAGGGAGCGAACGACGCGGGTGAATCCACGGTCAACGCCGTCTTCACGCTTCATGGGTACTCACTGGCCGATCGCGGA from the Frigoriglobus tundricola genome contains:
- a CDS encoding 3-hydroxyacyl-ACP dehydratase FabZ family protein, whose product is MRFHLIDRIDRCEPGKGLTGAKFLALGEEYLADHFPQFPIMPGVLMLQACVEAAAWLWRATTDYQHPVVVLRELKSVKYGTFMLPGRRMDVTVDLTKTDAAANTATFRGKGANDAGESTVNAVFTLHGYSLADRGPAGVAADAKLVEHWKTRWALLTGQLRSK